The Thermodesulfobacteriota bacterium genome segment CTTGATGGCGTTGTAATAGCGCTCGTAATCAAAATTCACCTGCCCATACACATCAATGCCCTGGTTGTGGTATTCCCGCAGCTTGTAGGACGGATCGACGTCGATCCATCGGCACCGGCCGGGGGTGGTGGTGCAGTTGACCGATGAGGCGACGGCGCCCCGGTAGTCGTCGTAGGGGACCTGCACCTGCACCCAGACATGCTCGAAGCTGATGGCCTGCCGGTCCGGGCTCATGGCCACCTGCTGGATCCCCTGGTCGTCCATGATCGAGGCGGCCAGATCGATGTCCTTCACCCCCAGCCAGTTGGCGACGCCGGCGGCCGGCGCGCTCACCGTGGCCACGGCGTAGCGCGCCGGGATCCCCTGGGAGCGGTACATGGCGATGAGCACCGAGGCGATATCCACATCGCTGCCCCGCCGGCCGCCGAAGGTGTTGATGCTGTTGGACCGGGAGCCGTGGTAGAGCGCGTATTCGTGGCTGTTGCGGACAAACTCGTAGATGGCCGCCGGCGAGCCCAGCTCCTCGGCCTTGGCAGCCATCGCTTCGCCTTCACCGGACCAGATGACCTCCCGGGTCTCTGCCAGGGGGCCGGCGGCCGCCGGGACGGCTGGCACCGCGACCAGGGCCAGAATCAGGATCAGGATGCTCTTCGGGCTCATGGCGTCATTTCTCCTGGCTGACCCTGGGCCGGCGGTGGCTGGTGCGGGTGGTGATGGTGGGGGTGGGCTCCGGTGGCTGCCAGGAGGCTGGCCGGGGGCGGATCTCCAGCTCCTGGGCCAATTCTCGCAGGCGCACCTGCCGCTCATGGGGTGGCAGGGCCAGGGCTGCCTCGACCTCCTGCGGCAGGCTGTCCAAACGGCTCAGCACCGGCTCTCCGGTCCGGAGTCCCAGCCGTTTCGAGGTTCCTGCCGATGCCGCCGCCACACTCCGGCCTCGGGTCGCCATGGCGGAGCAGACCTTCCGGAGCCCTGCCACCTGGCCGGCTCGCGTCCTGGTCCGTTCGTCGTCGGCCTGGGCCTCACGGTCGAGGCTCGCCGCCGTCCCGGGCGCCGGGGTGAGCTTGAGGGTGGGCGGTGGCTGGGGCCGGCTTACGGCCAGAATGAGCTCCCGGGCCTTGGCAAGATCCTCGCGCTGCTGCGCCAGCGCCGGGTCCGGGACAAAGGAGTGATTGGCCTTCAGCAAGGCCTGGCCCGCGGACCTGACCTGCTCCAGGGTTGCGGCCGGCAGCTCCTGGGGGGCGGTCTCGGCCCTGCCGATTGCCGGCAGCAGCAAAAGCACGCCAGCGATGGCGGCTACCAAGCGTCGATCTCTTTTTCGCATGACGTTCCTCGCAACGATGGGGATCTTTTTTTTCCTGAAAGACGAGCCGCAGAATGGCCAACACGGAATCCTGAAGATTGGAGGGAGCGGTTGGACATTCCTTGTTCTCTATTCGACATTCGTCCGTGCTCCCGGCCAGCGCCGGCTGCCGAGGCCGAGGAGCAGCAGGGCCATGATGGCGAGCCCCCAGTCCGTCAACGCCGGCACGGCGTAGCCTGCGAGGGGGTTGCCATCCAGCCGCAGGTCGGTGATCCCCAGGCCGGCGATGGGGGCGAGGGAGGTGATGGTGTTGTTCCGCAGGTCGGCATAGGCCAGGTTGTAAGCACACTCCAGGCCGGTCAGGTCGCTGATGCCCAAGCCTGAGGCCTCAAGTCTGCTCAGCCACCACAGGTCGTTGCAGGTCAAGCTGTCCATGGCGGCCCGGCCCAGGGTGGCATTGATGACAGCCCGCAGCCGTGGGTCCGGGACTGCGTGCGGCGCCAGCCATTCCTCGTCCACCTCGGCCACGGCGTACAGCGCCCGGAGCGCCAGGGCGGTGTCGTAGATGCGGCCGCCCCAGCTGCCGTCACTGCCCTGGGCTGCCGCAAGGCGATCGTAAAGCTGGCTCATTTGCGTCCAGTCCTGGGCCGCGTAGGCGGCATAGGCAGCAAGGGCCTGGAGATGGGTGGGGGACGAGCTGTTGACCGTGGCCGCCAGGGCGCTCATGCCGTTGCCGATGGCCGTGGCCACGGTGGGGTCGTACCCTTGCAGCTTGACCAGGGCCTCGACCACTGTGGCCGTGACAAAGGGATCGGTGCTGGCCGCCGAGCCCACCGGCCAGCCACCAGCAGCGCCGGCGAGCCGGCTGGTCTTGAGAAAGTCGATGCCCGCTTGCAGATCCGCCGTGGAGCCCGCGCCAGCAAGAAGCCTCAGTGCCAGGGCGGTGTCCAGGGGCTCCGCGAGATAGGCGCTACTGGCGCCCCAGCCATCTCGTCCCGGGGTGGCGGCGTCCTGCAGGGTGGCCAGATGGGCAAGGGCAGCGGAGATGTCGTCGCCGTGCTCCGCGAGGGCGGCAGCCCGGCGGGCCACATGGTCGACGCTGCCCACCCCATGACCTTCGAGCCAAGTGATGCCCCGGTAGTAGGCCTGCCGCTGGTAGCCAGCCGCCCGCAGGGCTCGGACCGTTTCCGCTGTATGGACGAGCTGCTCGGCCTCCAGTGCCCCCCAGCTTCCGTCCGGATTCTGCCGGTCCTCCAGCCACTCCGCTGCCCGGCGGAGCTTCGCATCGTCATAGGCGGCCACAGGACAGAAAAGGCCTGCGAGGCCCAGGACCACAACCGCAGCCACCACCACCACCAAAGAGCACGCAGACGCTCGCACCGGATCCTCCTGTCGTTTCTTCCCGCACCGCGCCAAGGCGGTTGGCCTCGGACTGGCCAAGCCCACTTGAAGAACACTGTTCCGTCTGCCATGAAGGCGTCGTATTGGGAGGAGAGATGGAACGTCTCTGTTATGAACTGGCTATGCTTTGATGTGTTTTTCGTGAATACCGCGGCCGCCATCTCGCCGGCGATCCCGGGCCGCCGTTCTATCCGGATCGGAACCGTACCGTAACCGTTTCCTGATCTGCGCCTCCCAAGACTGCGCCAGACGCTCATCCACAAGGACGCCGCGAGCCTGCGCGGTCCGTCCTGTCCACTGAAGCCTGCCAGCCACCAAGGGAGAGTCGACCATGAAGAAGAGCCTTTTCGTTGCCGCCGCCGTCGTCGCCACCAGCCTCTTCACCTGCCTGCCCGCCGGCGCCGACATGGGCAACATCGCTGCCTGGGACAATTCGGGGCAGCCGGGCGCCCAGGATTTCACCCCGGGCGCCGGCAGCAGCCACGTCACTGCCGCCACCATGACCCGGGGTCCCGGACTGACCGGGAACACCGGCAGCAACTCCTTCAACAGCAAAGGCTGGGAGGGGACCGCAGCGACCGACTTCGTCCAGTTCGGCTTTCAGGTGGATCCGGGATACACCGTTAGCCTGGACGAGCTGTGGATCGGAACCCGCTCCTCGTCCACCGGTCCCGGGACCATCGGCTACTACTCCTCCCTGGACGGCTACCTGACCTCGTTCTTCCAGACCGCCCAGCCAGCCAACACCTATGTCAACAGCCGGATCGACCTCACCCCTTTGGGACCGGTGACCGGCTCGTTCTTCATCCGCCTCTACGAGGTCGGCAACACCCAAGCGGGTGGATCGGGCGCCACCGCCGCCACCGGCACCTTCCGGGTCGGCGACTACTACGACGGCGTCACCTACTACGACACCATCGTCACCGGCCAGACCAGCGCGGTGCCGGTGCCCGGTGCGGTCTGGCTGCTGGGCTCCGGCCTGGCCGGGCTGGCCCGCCTGCGCCGGCGCCTGGCCTGAGCCGAAGACCTGCCTGGTCCCTGATCTTCCCCGGCCGGACAGGGCTGGCGTGGTGCCGCCCTGTCCGGCTGTCTTTCGGAGGCCTTCCCATGCTCGCCCGCCGCATCCTGCCGCTCGCCCTTTGCTGCGCCTTCCTGCTTGCAGCCCCTTGGGGTGCCCTGGCCGAGACCGTCGATATCGGCACCGCTGCCGACGCCGGTGTGGCGCTGGGCTTTCCCGGGACGAGCTACGGCTCTTCCGGAGCGCTCTACGTCGCCTCGGCCTCGGGGGGCGCCTACCGCGATGAGCGGACCTGGCTGCGCTTCGACCTGGAAGGCCAGCTCCCCCCGGGGGCGGTGATCACCAGCGCCCGGCTGCGGCTCTTCTGCTCCACCGCCGACAGCGCCGACACCCTCCTGGCTGCCGTGCACGGCAGTGCCAACGACGACTGGCAGGAGGACACCCTCACCTGGAGCAGCCAGCCGGCGGTGGGCGCGGAGCTGAGCCAGCGGCTGCTCATGGCCGGGGCGGAGGACGAATGGCTGGACTGGGACGTCACCGCCTTTGTCCAGGCCCAGCAGGCCGGCGACCAGCAGGCGAGCCTCGTGGTCAAGGCAGTGACCGAAGGGGACACCACTTGGCGCACCTTTGCCTTCGACAGCCGGGAGTCCTCCGCGGCCCGGGCGCCGCGCCTCCGGATCGAATACAGCGGCTCCTGGCCCACCGGTGGCGGCTTTTCGATCCTGCACATGAACGACGCCCATGCCCGGCTCTTCAGCCACCAGCTCGATGTGCCCGGCGTCGACGACCAGCCGGTCTTCGAGGAGGTGGGCGGTGCTGCCCCTTTCGCGGCCCAGCTCCTGGCCCGGAAGGCCGCCAATCCCGAATCCCTGGTGCTCGATGCCGGCGACATCTCGGAAGGCAGTCCCCTGGGGGATCTCCGGGGCAACGGCGGCATGGTCGACTTCTACAACCTCCTGGACGCCAAGCTCAAAGCCCTGGGCGGCCGGGGGATCGACGCCGCGGTGGTGGGCAACCACGACCTCCGCACCGGCGAGATGCTGGCCAATCTGAGGAGCCACGCCACCTACCCGGTCATCTCCCTCAATGTCTGCAGCCAGGGCACCCAGAGCCCATATTTCACCCCAT includes the following:
- a CDS encoding VPLPA-CTERM sorting domain-containing protein produces the protein MKKSLFVAAAVVATSLFTCLPAGADMGNIAAWDNSGQPGAQDFTPGAGSSHVTAATMTRGPGLTGNTGSNSFNSKGWEGTAATDFVQFGFQVDPGYTVSLDELWIGTRSSSTGPGTIGYYSSLDGYLTSFFQTAQPANTYVNSRIDLTPLGPVTGSFFIRLYEVGNTQAGGSGATAATGTFRVGDYYDGVTYYDTIVTGQTSAVPVPGAVWLLGSGLAGLARLRRRLA